In the Clostridium beijerinckii genome, one interval contains:
- a CDS encoding nitroreductase family protein: protein MENVIENIKSRRSIRRYKEEQIKDEELFTILDSAKHAPSGGNSQTWQFTVVQNKEILLELNGYIKEAFEKLEVDENTYKSKKAGKVASKKDDYNFYYNAPTLIIVSNESNYSNAMADSACAIENMLLAANYLELGACWINQLTWFDNDENVRKLLTRLGISEKHKVCGSICIGYIDGIKPEKKILKENTVTIIR from the coding sequence ATGGAAAATGTAATTGAAAATATAAAATCAAGAAGAAGTATAAGAAGATACAAAGAGGAACAAATAAAAGATGAGGAACTATTTACAATCTTAGATTCAGCAAAACATGCACCAAGTGGAGGTAACTCTCAAACATGGCAATTTACTGTAGTTCAAAATAAAGAAATTCTTTTAGAGTTAAATGGATATATTAAAGAAGCTTTTGAAAAGCTTGAAGTTGATGAAAATACCTATAAAAGTAAAAAAGCAGGTAAAGTTGCATCGAAGAAAGATGACTACAATTTTTATTACAATGCTCCAACCTTGATTATAGTATCGAATGAGTCTAACTATAGTAATGCAATGGCAGATAGTGCTTGTGCTATAGAAAATATGCTTTTAGCAGCAAATTACTTGGAACTTGGAGCATGTTGGATAAATCAATTAACATGGTTTGACAATGATGAAAATGTAAGAAAGTTACTTACACGCTTAGGAATTTCAGAAAAACATAAGGTTTGCGGGTCTATTTGTATTGGCTATATAGATGGTATTAAACCAGAGAAAAAAATATTGAAGGAAAATACAGTGACAATTATAAGATAA
- a CDS encoding carbohydrate ABC transporter permease, whose translation MKKKKAFYIMTIPAVLLFFIFHTLSLLEGVFYSFTNSKGYGDWSFVGLKNYIAVFQDSNVMHAYIFTFKFAIITTIIVNILSLLIAVGLNSKIKFQNTLKSIYFIPNILGTLIVAFIFNFVFAHVIPNIGETMNISMLSKNILGDEKLAWLGIVFVAAWQSIAFNTIIYLSGLQTIDTDVYEACDIDGAGSWQRFKSITFPLIAPFFTINMVLCMKGFLMVFDQVVAMTGGGPGTVTQSISYVIYNGGFNQGSFAYQSANAVIYFIVIVAISLFQLRVLEKREEKVL comes from the coding sequence TTGAAAAAGAAAAAAGCTTTTTATATTATGACTATACCAGCAGTTTTGTTATTCTTTATATTTCATACATTATCTCTTTTAGAAGGTGTATTTTATAGTTTTACCAATTCAAAAGGATATGGTGATTGGAGTTTTGTTGGATTAAAAAACTATATTGCAGTATTTCAAGATAGTAATGTTATGCATGCGTACATTTTTACTTTCAAATTTGCAATTATAACTACAATTATAGTAAACATATTAAGTCTTTTAATTGCTGTAGGTTTAAACTCAAAAATCAAATTTCAAAATACCTTAAAGTCAATATATTTTATTCCTAATATATTAGGAACTTTAATAGTGGCATTTATATTCAATTTTGTATTTGCTCATGTTATACCAAACATTGGAGAGACTATGAACATTTCTATGCTTAGTAAAAACATATTAGGTGATGAAAAGCTTGCATGGCTTGGAATAGTGTTTGTAGCAGCATGGCAATCAATAGCCTTTAATACAATAATATATTTATCTGGACTTCAGACAATTGATACTGATGTTTACGAAGCCTGTGATATTGATGGTGCTGGTTCATGGCAAAGATTTAAAAGCATAACATTTCCATTAATAGCACCATTTTTCACAATTAACATGGTTTTATGTATGAAAGGATTTTTAATGGTATTTGATCAGGTTGTAGCTATGACAGGAGGAGGACCTGGAACTGTTACTCAATCAATATCTTATGTAATTTATAACGGAGGATTTAACCAAGGAAGTTTTGCATATCAATCTGCAAATGCTGTTATTTACTTCATCGTAATTGTAGCAATATCATTATTTCAGCTTAGAGTCCTTGAAAAGAGGGAGGAAAAAGTACTATGA
- a CDS encoding class I SAM-dependent methyltransferase: MTMELEKYYNKFCEDKRLTRKYAQVEFLTSMKYIHEYLEKNNGSKILDVGAGTGRYSVELANDGYDVTAIELVKHNLGILKSKGSSVKAYQGTALDLSRFEENTFDMTLVFGPMYHLYNFQDKAKALQEAKRVTKIGGVILVAYCMNEYSVITYGFKENNIRSSIENGKLTDDFHVISEPKDLYDYVRIEDINKLNEEVRLKRIKLISADGPANYMRSVLNAMDEETFKLFINYHISTCERPELLGASAHTLDILIKE; encoded by the coding sequence ATGACAATGGAATTAGAGAAATACTATAATAAATTTTGTGAAGATAAAAGATTAACTAGAAAATATGCACAAGTTGAGTTTTTAACTTCTATGAAATATATTCATGAGTATCTAGAAAAGAATAATGGTTCCAAAATTTTAGATGTTGGTGCTGGAACAGGAAGATACTCTGTGGAGCTAGCAAATGATGGGTATGATGTTACAGCAATTGAGCTTGTAAAGCATAATCTAGGTATTTTGAAATCAAAAGGAAGTTCAGTAAAAGCATATCAAGGGACAGCATTAGATTTATCAAGATTTGAAGAAAATACATTTGATATGACATTGGTATTTGGACCGATGTATCACTTATACAATTTTCAGGATAAAGCAAAAGCCTTACAAGAGGCGAAGAGAGTAACAAAAATTGGAGGAGTTATCTTAGTAGCTTATTGCATGAATGAATATAGCGTAATAACATATGGTTTTAAGGAAAATAATATTCGTTCATCTATTGAAAATGGAAAGCTTACTGATGATTTTCATGTTATATCTGAGCCAAAAGATTTATATGATTATGTAAGGATTGAAGATATCAATAAGTTAAATGAAGAAGTAAGACTAAAAAGGATAAAATTAATTTCAGCAGATGGGCCAGCGAATTACATGAGATCTGTTTTAAATGCTATGGATGAAGAGACATTTAAGCTTTTTATTAACTATCATATTTCTACATGTGAAAGACCAGAGTTGCTTGGAGCAAGTGCACATACATTAGACATTTTAATAAAGGAGTAG
- a CDS encoding DUF4317 domain-containing protein, which translates to MNKKDILELKRRLKKDDCTFTKMCGCYVDGQKDIVLKFKETFLNLREEEFFKYLEIAKKTLSGTVGNNILELNFPLDEEGIGGRQLSLMELKKSKLKDDSMLDSFYKMIINSYEYTGNFLILVFHDAYDVMTKTTDNSKLDESEEVYEYILCAICPVSLSKPALGYLEDENRIGARIRDWVVGPPDLGFVFPAFIDRSTDIHSIMYYTKDAKDPHPEFMEEALGCSSKQTATEQKETFQNIIRKAVGSDDEKSEHLFMEIQETLNTIVDDHTTVNGKNAEPIVLSNDNIQDILIESGVPEEITAKIEKSYTEAFGDTPPVAENLIDKKALAANEQRKKEEKLEKKVRILEERLEKTKLDALSDSEKEAALESETESALNKILESEPNSALKTESDTILEVASDSNLDENLDSETASDANNTENTEIETEISDAPNYDIVLNVKPQKVSQIKSQIIDGKKCIIIPIDDDEQAKVNGVNALL; encoded by the coding sequence ATGAACAAAAAAGATATATTAGAATTAAAAAGACGTTTAAAAAAAGATGACTGTACGTTTACTAAAATGTGTGGTTGTTATGTAGATGGTCAAAAAGATATTGTATTAAAATTTAAAGAAACTTTTTTAAATCTAAGAGAGGAGGAATTCTTTAAATATTTAGAAATTGCCAAGAAAACACTATCTGGAACAGTTGGAAATAACATTCTTGAACTTAACTTTCCTCTTGATGAAGAAGGCATAGGCGGCAGACAGCTTTCCTTAATGGAGCTAAAAAAAAGTAAATTAAAAGATGATTCTATGCTCGATAGCTTTTATAAAATGATTATAAATAGTTATGAATATACTGGTAACTTTCTAATACTCGTTTTTCACGATGCCTATGATGTTATGACAAAAACTACGGATAACTCAAAATTAGATGAATCTGAAGAGGTATATGAATATATATTATGTGCAATCTGTCCAGTATCACTTTCAAAACCAGCTCTTGGATATCTTGAAGATGAAAATCGAATTGGAGCTCGTATTAGAGATTGGGTAGTTGGTCCACCAGACCTTGGATTTGTATTTCCAGCATTTATAGATCGTAGTACTGATATTCATTCTATTATGTATTACACAAAAGATGCAAAAGATCCTCATCCTGAATTTATGGAGGAAGCTTTAGGTTGTAGTTCAAAACAAACAGCTACTGAGCAAAAAGAAACATTCCAAAATATAATTCGTAAAGCTGTTGGAAGTGATGATGAAAAATCAGAGCATTTATTTATGGAAATTCAAGAAACCCTCAATACTATAGTAGATGATCATACTACTGTTAACGGCAAAAATGCTGAACCTATAGTTTTGAGTAATGATAATATTCAAGATATTTTAATCGAAAGTGGAGTTCCTGAAGAGATCACTGCAAAGATTGAAAAATCATATACAGAAGCATTTGGAGATACTCCGCCTGTAGCAGAAAATTTAATTGATAAAAAAGCACTTGCAGCAAATGAACAAAGGAAAAAGGAAGAAAAACTTGAGAAGAAAGTACGCATACTAGAAGAAAGACTTGAAAAGACAAAACTGGATGCTTTATCAGATTCAGAAAAAGAAGCTGCTTTAGAATCAGAAACTGAATCAGCTTTGAATAAGATCTTAGAGTCAGAGCCTAATTCTGCTTTAAAGACAGAATCTGATACCATCTTAGAAGTGGCTTCTGACTCTAATTTAGATGAAAATCTTGATTCAGAAACAGCATCTGATGCAAATAATACTGAAAACACTGAAATAGAAACTGAGATTAGCGATGCTCCAAATTATGATATTGTACTTAATGTAAAACCTCAAAAAGTATCTCAAATAAAATCACAAATAATAGACGGAAAGAAATGTATTATAATTCCTATAGATGATGATGAACAAGCTAAAGTAAATGGCGTTAATGCTTTGCTTTAA
- a CDS encoding aldehyde dehydrogenase family protein, whose product MNVKLENRYRLFINGEWRDASDGATIKTYNPANGEFLAEIADATEKDVDDAVNSARQAFATWGKTTVVERANILNKIADIIEENAEYLATVETLDNGKPIRETTGADIPLAADHFRYFAGVIRADEGSATMIDENTLNLILSEPIGVVGQIVPWNFPFLMAAWKLAPVLAAGDVSVFKPSSTTSLSVLELMKLIQNIVPSGVINVITGKGSKSGEYLQNHEGLDKLAFTGSTEVGRQIGLAAAKRIIPATLELGGKSANIFFSDANMNIALEGIQLGILFNQGQVCSAGSRIFVQEDFYDEFMEKAIAAFEKVKVGNPLDPNTQMGAQVSESQLKKILKYIEIGKKEGAKVATGGERFIEGDAKNGYFMKPTLLTDVTNDMRIAREEIFGPVGVVIKFKTEEEVIAMANDSEYGLGGGVFTTNLNRAIRVAKGIRTGRIWVNTYNTFPAGATFGGYKESGIGRETHKVILEAYTQKKNIIVNLSETPGGMYIK is encoded by the coding sequence ATGAATGTTAAATTAGAAAATAGATATAGATTATTTATTAATGGAGAATGGAGAGATGCTTCAGATGGAGCTACAATAAAGACTTATAATCCAGCTAATGGGGAATTTTTAGCTGAGATTGCAGATGCTACAGAAAAAGATGTAGATGATGCTGTTAATTCTGCAAGACAAGCCTTTGCTACATGGGGCAAAACTACTGTTGTAGAAAGAGCAAATATATTAAATAAAATTGCTGATATTATTGAAGAAAACGCAGAATACTTAGCTACAGTAGAAACTTTAGATAATGGAAAACCAATTAGAGAGACAACAGGAGCAGATATTCCATTAGCAGCAGATCACTTTAGATATTTTGCAGGTGTTATTCGTGCTGATGAGGGTTCTGCAACAATGATAGATGAAAATACTTTAAATTTAATATTAAGTGAGCCAATTGGTGTTGTAGGGCAAATAGTTCCTTGGAATTTTCCATTCTTAATGGCGGCTTGGAAGTTAGCTCCAGTGTTAGCAGCTGGGGATGTTTCAGTATTTAAACCATCAAGTACTACTTCATTGAGCGTATTAGAGCTTATGAAACTAATACAAAATATTGTTCCTAGTGGTGTAATTAATGTTATTACAGGAAAAGGATCAAAGAGCGGTGAATATCTGCAAAATCATGAAGGACTTGATAAATTAGCATTTACAGGATCTACAGAAGTTGGAAGACAAATTGGACTTGCTGCGGCTAAACGTATTATTCCTGCAACTTTAGAGCTTGGAGGAAAGTCAGCTAATATTTTCTTTAGTGATGCAAATATGAACATTGCATTAGAAGGTATTCAATTGGGAATTTTATTTAACCAAGGACAAGTTTGTTCTGCAGGTTCTAGAATATTTGTACAAGAAGATTTTTATGATGAATTTATGGAAAAAGCAATTGCTGCTTTTGAAAAAGTTAAAGTTGGAAACCCATTAGATCCTAATACTCAAATGGGAGCGCAAGTTAGTGAATCTCAACTTAAAAAAATTCTTAAATATATAGAAATAGGTAAAAAAGAAGGAGCAAAAGTAGCGACAGGAGGGGAAAGATTCATTGAGGGTGATGCTAAGAATGGATACTTTATGAAACCTACTTTACTTACAGATGTTACTAATGATATGAGAATAGCTAGAGAAGAAATATTTGGGCCAGTTGGAGTTGTAATTAAATTTAAGACAGAAGAAGAAGTCATTGCTATGGCAAATGATAGTGAATATGGCTTAGGTGGTGGAGTATTTACTACTAACTTAAATCGTGCTATAAGAGTTGCTAAAGGAATAAGGACTGGACGTATATGGGTTAACACTTATAATACTTTCCCAGCAGGTGCAACATTTGGTGGATACAAAGAATCTGGTATAGGCAGGGAAACTCACAAAGTTATATTAGAAGCGTATACTCAAAAGAAAAATATCATAGTTAATTTATCAGAAACTCCTGGTGGAATGTATATAAAGTAA
- a CDS encoding LacI family DNA-binding transcriptional regulator, protein MNSNIKRPTIKDVAKKSNVSVATVSRIINNLDGYSEETRKKVIEAMDELGYQRNAIARNLKVKETRTIGVLRPKISTTYYVEILNGIEDFAQRNNYSVIICNGGDKWERMSEYLQVLSERQVDGLIVCSIPPDDTLCKRIIDSHIPTVLVSGLSYKYSLPYVKVDDYQAAYSATSYLIENGHKEIAIISGPTEDPIAGVPRLNGFLQALRDNNISIKKNLIKEKGFGFIDGVEGMNELLETGEKFTAVFAASDDCAVGALSVAHKNGLKVPDDLSIVGYDNTNIAEMSYPPLTTVAQPLYDMGKKSVEMLIKRISYNEKVESIIMPFEIIERETVKKIKDI, encoded by the coding sequence ATGAATAGTAATATTAAAAGACCCACAATTAAAGATGTCGCTAAGAAATCCAATGTTTCTGTTGCCACAGTTTCTAGGATAATAAATAATCTAGATGGTTATTCAGAAGAGACTAGAAAAAAAGTAATTGAAGCTATGGATGAACTTGGTTATCAAAGAAATGCAATTGCGAGAAATCTCAAGGTTAAAGAAACACGAACTATTGGAGTGTTACGTCCTAAGATAAGCACTACATATTATGTAGAAATTTTAAATGGAATAGAAGATTTTGCGCAGCGCAATAATTACAGCGTTATAATCTGTAATGGTGGAGATAAGTGGGAGCGAATGTCAGAATATCTTCAGGTATTATCTGAAAGACAGGTAGATGGATTAATTGTTTGCAGCATACCTCCAGATGATACTTTATGCAAAAGAATAATAGACTCACATATTCCAACAGTTCTTGTTTCGGGATTATCGTACAAGTATTCATTGCCTTATGTTAAGGTTGATGATTATCAGGCTGCTTATTCAGCAACATCATATTTAATTGAAAATGGCCATAAAGAGATAGCAATTATATCTGGACCGACTGAAGACCCTATAGCAGGAGTGCCACGTTTAAATGGATTTTTGCAAGCATTAAGAGATAATAACATATCCATAAAGAAAAATCTTATTAAAGAAAAAGGGTTTGGATTTATAGATGGGGTTGAAGGAATGAATGAACTTCTAGAGACAGGTGAGAAATTTACAGCTGTTTTTGCGGCATCTGATGATTGTGCTGTTGGAGCATTATCAGTAGCACATAAGAATGGTTTAAAAGTACCAGATGATCTATCTATAGTAGGTTATGATAACACAAATATAGCTGAGATGTCATATCCACCTTTAACAACAGTAGCACAACCTTTATATGATATGGGGAAAAAGTCTGTTGAAATGTTAATAAAAAGAATATCCTACAACGAAAAAGTTGAAAGCATAATAATGCCATTTGAAATTATAGAAAGAGAGACAGTTAAAAAGATTAAAGATATATAG
- a CDS encoding carbohydrate ABC transporter permease yields MRRNKTNWIVTTLMIAGALVAIIFPLYLTILIAVKSPQDMVPSALSFPKALRFENFTEAIEMTNFFDALKNSLTITISVLILTILSNSLVSYAIARNRKKKFFNALYYYFLSAMFVPFPIIMLPLVKQVNILNMDNIIGIICLYVVFGLPFNIFLYSGYIKSIPVSLEEAATIDGASTFQVFWRIIFPLLKPINATVAITTCLWTWNDFMLPLIILGKPEMATLPLVQYVFQSQFTTNYNLAFASYLLALLPMFIVYIFAQKWIRNGIVTGAVK; encoded by the coding sequence ATGAGGAGAAACAAAACCAATTGGATAGTAACTACGCTTATGATAGCAGGAGCTTTGGTGGCTATAATATTTCCATTGTATCTAACAATATTAATAGCTGTAAAATCTCCACAAGATATGGTACCAAGTGCTTTATCATTTCCAAAGGCATTGCGTTTTGAAAATTTTACTGAAGCCATTGAAATGACAAATTTCTTTGATGCTCTAAAAAACAGTTTAACAATAACAATTTCGGTATTAATTCTTACAATACTCTCAAATTCTTTGGTTTCATATGCCATAGCTAGAAATAGAAAGAAAAAGTTTTTTAATGCATTATACTATTACTTTTTAAGTGCTATGTTTGTACCATTTCCAATAATTATGCTGCCTCTTGTAAAACAAGTAAATATATTAAACATGGATAATATAATTGGAATAATATGTTTATACGTTGTATTTGGACTACCTTTTAATATATTTTTATATTCAGGTTATATTAAATCAATTCCAGTTTCACTTGAAGAAGCAGCAACAATAGATGGTGCTTCTACATTTCAAGTATTTTGGAGAATAATTTTCCCTTTACTAAAACCTATTAATGCTACGGTTGCAATTACTACTTGTTTGTGGACATGGAATGATTTCATGCTGCCACTTATTATCTTAGGTAAGCCAGAGATGGCTACATTGCCTTTAGTTCAATACGTATTCCAGTCTCAATTTACTACAAATTATAATCTGGCTTTTGCGTCATACTTGCTAGCATTATTACCAATGTTTATTGTATACATCTTTGCGCAAAAATGGATAAGAAATGGTATTGTCACTGGAGCTGTTAAATAA
- a CDS encoding ABC transporter substrate-binding protein, with the protein MNKKLKLLMSITISAVIGTSLLAGCGSKGGSTENGKVKLELFSTKAENKTILQSLANEFQEKNPDIEISINSPANAGTVLKTRLAKNDMPDLVALGADVNYGALVDANALVDLTNDGIIENIQKPYLDMLHGIASNDNGKIYGVPYATNADGVLYNKDIFSKLGLQIPKTWDEFMAVSKKIKDAGQLPLYLTLKDAWTGMCFWNVIASDLEPSNFLADKKAGKTTFEATHREIVDKMETIGTLGQEDILGVSYNDGNAAFAQGKSAMYLQGNWAISEIKKANPNINIGMFPLPASNDPSKNNIVSGIDVLFGITSKSKHSDEAKKFIEFMTQKENAQKYIKDQFAFSAVKDVTQDDQSVTDVQESFKNGKIGVFPDHYYPSSFDAASLVQGFYSKKDKAEFLKQLDTEYDKASSKQ; encoded by the coding sequence ATGAATAAAAAATTAAAATTACTAATGTCAATTACTATTAGTGCAGTAATTGGAACTTCATTATTAGCAGGATGTGGTTCTAAGGGAGGTAGCACAGAAAATGGAAAAGTAAAATTAGAGTTATTTTCAACTAAGGCAGAAAATAAAACAATATTACAATCATTAGCAAATGAATTTCAAGAAAAGAATCCTGATATTGAAATTTCAATTAATTCACCTGCAAATGCTGGTACTGTTTTAAAAACAAGACTTGCTAAAAATGATATGCCTGATCTAGTAGCTTTAGGTGCTGATGTAAACTATGGTGCACTAGTAGATGCAAATGCTCTCGTTGATCTTACTAATGATGGCATTATTGAAAACATACAAAAACCATATTTAGATATGCTTCATGGCATAGCAAGTAATGATAACGGAAAGATATATGGAGTTCCATATGCTACTAATGCCGATGGCGTTTTATACAATAAAGATATATTTTCAAAGCTAGGATTGCAAATTCCTAAAACTTGGGATGAATTTATGGCTGTATCGAAAAAAATTAAAGATGCAGGTCAATTACCACTTTATTTGACACTTAAAGATGCATGGACTGGAATGTGTTTCTGGAATGTTATAGCTAGTGACTTGGAGCCTAGTAATTTCTTAGCTGATAAAAAAGCAGGAAAAACAACTTTTGAAGCTACACATAGAGAAATAGTGGACAAGATGGAGACTATAGGAACTCTTGGGCAAGAAGATATTTTAGGAGTATCATACAATGATGGTAATGCAGCCTTTGCACAAGGTAAATCAGCAATGTATTTACAAGGTAACTGGGCTATTAGTGAAATAAAAAAAGCAAATCCTAATATAAATATAGGCATGTTCCCATTACCTGCAAGTAATGATCCATCTAAAAATAATATAGTATCTGGTATAGATGTGTTATTTGGAATAACAAGTAAGTCAAAACACTCTGATGAAGCAAAAAAATTCATAGAATTTATGACTCAAAAGGAGAATGCTCAAAAATATATAAAAGATCAATTCGCATTTTCTGCAGTTAAAGATGTGACACAAGATGATCAAAGTGTAACAGATGTACAAGAAAGCTTTAAAAATGGAAAAATTGGTGTTTTCCCTGATCACTACTATCCAAGCTCATTTGATGCAGCAAGTTTAGTTCAAGGGTTCTATAGTAAAAAAGATAAGGCAGAATTCTTAAAACAACTTGATACTGAATACGATAAAGCCAGTAGCAAACAATAA
- a CDS encoding MFS transporter, translating into MTNSKSHKWSILLVVTLVSFITNLDSTIVIIGLPKMMEGLNISVTSGLWIITGYIIASTVLILPAGKWADTVGTKRIFMLGLIIFAVGTILCGIADSGFTLNLYRLIQGGGAALAMATATPTIIKTFHSNELGLALSINATSWVIGAIIGPVAGGALISSFGWRSIFFITVPFVLLCIIGAFLVMEETKPNINQKNDWIGILTFSLGLILTMIVLSEGQSLGWVSYETLGLCIVTILLWVAFIITELRVENPLFNFKLLLYRNYSIGLIITLFYCIAYFSLPLLLSIYLQSALHLSPTMSGLLMISLSVPQLILGPFAGKLVDNIGSLKTLTFGIVFLIIGIFFLGNLGGELSVKAIVTPLILLSIANGLAWPSLAKTVLSAVPKEQSGSASGMHYTIMNVGKALSQTLAILTIEVIIPADVVSKAIIGLGSFSNVNISGNLVKSIDSSFRFFTIFFVVALGLSLFLLYSKRGENIKERVDMA; encoded by the coding sequence ATGACAAATTCTAAATCACACAAATGGAGCATTCTACTTGTTGTTACATTAGTTTCATTTATTACAAATTTAGATTCAACTATAGTAATAATAGGATTACCTAAGATGATGGAGGGATTAAATATCTCTGTAACATCTGGATTATGGATAATTACAGGTTATATTATAGCAAGTACAGTTTTAATATTACCTGCTGGAAAATGGGCAGATACAGTTGGAACAAAGCGTATTTTCATGTTAGGACTTATAATTTTTGCAGTTGGTACAATACTTTGTGGAATTGCAGACTCAGGATTTACTTTAAATTTATATAGGTTAATTCAAGGAGGTGGAGCAGCATTGGCTATGGCAACTGCAACTCCAACTATAATTAAGACTTTTCATAGTAATGAGCTTGGGCTAGCCTTGAGCATTAATGCTACTTCATGGGTTATTGGAGCAATAATTGGACCAGTAGCTGGTGGTGCTTTAATTAGCAGCTTTGGTTGGAGATCAATATTCTTTATTACAGTGCCTTTTGTACTTCTTTGCATAATTGGAGCATTTTTAGTAATGGAAGAGACTAAACCTAATATTAATCAAAAAAATGACTGGATTGGGATATTAACATTTAGCTTAGGTTTAATATTAACGATGATAGTACTTTCAGAAGGACAATCATTAGGATGGGTATCATATGAAACTTTAGGGCTATGTATAGTTACAATTTTATTATGGGTTGCATTTATAATCACAGAATTACGCGTAGAAAATCCATTATTTAATTTCAAGCTGCTCTTGTACAGAAATTATTCAATTGGACTTATAATTACATTATTTTATTGTATTGCATATTTTTCATTACCTTTATTGTTGAGTATATATTTGCAAAGTGCATTACATTTAAGTCCAACTATGTCAGGGCTATTAATGATTTCACTATCTGTACCACAGCTTATATTAGGTCCATTTGCAGGTAAACTTGTAGATAATATCGGATCATTAAAGACTCTTACATTTGGAATTGTATTTCTTATTATAGGGATATTCTTTCTTGGAAATCTTGGGGGAGAGCTATCAGTTAAAGCTATAGTTACACCACTAATATTATTATCAATAGCAAATGGCTTAGCTTGGCCGTCGTTAGCGAAAACTGTATTGTCAGCAGTGCCTAAAGAACAATCTGGTTCAGCATCAGGGATGCATTATACTATAATGAATGTTGGTAAAGCCTTAAGTCAGACATTAGCCATATTAACAATAGAAGTTATTATACCTGCGGATGTAGTCTCTAAGGCAATTATAGGTTTAGGAAGCTTTTCTAATGTAAATATAAGTGGAAATTTAGTTAAGTCTATAGATTCCAGTTTCAGATTTTTTACAATTTTCTTTGTAGTTGCACTAGGGTTAAGTTTATTTCTTTTATATTCTAAAAGAGGAGAGAATATTAAAGAAAGAGTTGATATGGCATAG